The Motacilla alba alba isolate MOTALB_02 chromosome 14, Motacilla_alba_V1.0_pri, whole genome shotgun sequence genome includes a region encoding these proteins:
- the BHLHA15 gene encoding class A basic helix-loop-helix protein 15 isoform X1, whose translation MSSKFSKRWQCCVCGPVSHGCCDNLQNRAETDLVLLQPGTLHLLRRRWAGPSSAGDSAVPASVSVTASPLQRCLPVPRVPRVTTPSSGRSRERGAVAVPGPSGVCGSLPPEGPELPPAGPAPAAKATCPGQRRACLRLPPPAGLGQRLPGAPRAGAGPGPSHAPADRACLAQRTRSVPSLLPPQPSLLFLASPGSLPRCPLGPRHLLSSGWSERLNRLGDHLLLCTMIKEKPLCFEACF comes from the exons ATGAGCAGCAAGTTCTCAAAGAGATGGCAGTGCTGTGTCTGTGGGCCTGTGTCACACGGGTGCTGTGACAACTTGCAGAACAGAGCTGAGACAGACCTTGTCCTCCTGCAGCCGGGGACACTCCACCTGCTAAGGAGGCGCTGGGCCGGCCCCTCCAGCGCTGGTGACAGCGCTGTGCCTGCCTCAGTGTCAGTGACAGCCTCGCCGCTGCAGCGCTGCCTCCCcgtgccccgtgtcccccgtgtcaCCACCCCGAGCAGCGGCCGGAGCCGTGAGCGGGGCGCTGTGGCCGTGCCCGGCCCCTCCGGGGTGTGCGGGTCCCTGCCCCCCGAGGGACCGGAGCTCCCgcccgccgggcccgcccccgccgctAAAGCGACGTGtcccgggcagcgccgggcctGCCTGCGGCTGCCTCCGCCTGCGGGGCTCGGGCAGCGCCTGCCCGGGGCTCCtcgggccggggcagggccgggccccTCGCACGCTCCTGCTGACAGAGCCTGCCTCGCTCAGAGGACACGCAGCGTTCCCTCCCTGTTGCCCCCGCAGCCCTCGCTGCTGTTCCTGGCTTCCCCTGGGTCTCTGCCGCGTTGCCCCTTGGGCCCCAGGCACCTTCTCAGCAGCGGGTGGAGTG AAAGACTGAATCGACTTGGAGACCACTTACTCTTATGTACAATGATAAAGGAAAAACCTCTCTGCTTTGAGGCCTGTTTCTAA
- the BHLHA15 gene encoding class A basic helix-loop-helix protein 15 isoform X2, with protein MKTKTKGKKQRQTVDKEGLPEEPAMRKKELVKCLRRKERRNGGNKESSKIPTGRAKRAWSSKDRLLRRLESNERERQRMHKLNNAFQALREVIPHVRAENKLSKIETLTLAKNYIKSLTSIILNMSNGHFPAVEGMGGAWGSKLYQHYQQQHGEDDHEENLQKYST; from the coding sequence ATGAAGACTaaaaccaaaggaaagaaacaaaggcAAACTGTTGACAAAGAAGGGCTTCCCGAAGAGCCAGCAATGAGAAAAAAGGAACTGGTGAAATGTTTGCGACGCAAAGAAAGGAGGAATGGGGGAAACAAGGAGAGCAGCAAGATCCCTACAGGCAGAGCCAAGCGTGCTTGGAGCAGTAAGGACAGGCTGCTGAGGAGGCTGGAAAGCAATGAGCGCGAGAGGCAGAGAATGCACAAGCTCAACAACGCCTTCCAGGCCCTGCGGGAGGTGATCCCTCACGTGAGAGCCGAGAACAAGCTTTCCAAAATAGAGACTCTCACTCTGGCCAAAAACTACATCAAATCCTTGACCTCCATCATACTCAATATGTCCAACGGACACTTTCCAGCAGTGGAAGGGATGGGGGGAGCCTGGGGATCCAAATTGTACCAGCATTATCAACAGCAGCATGGGGAGGATGACCATGAGGAAAATCTACAGAAATATTCCACATAG